From a single Amyelois transitella isolate CPQ chromosome 18, ilAmyTran1.1, whole genome shotgun sequence genomic region:
- the LOC106136258 gene encoding gloverin: MKTICAFVCLVAAVAAQDYLQPEELDHPTWYLSPEHLRYRRQLSADPKTGDVTYSHRTSDSGQIFGTLGSRGDAAFGKAGYKHNVFHDNRGKLDATGYGTHVISPYGSSNQFGGRVDYTGDHSKASLDVSRQMHGMTSLEAAAGARWPLGRNGDVSLQGTYNRMGPFQDYGARAGLNYRF, encoded by the coding sequence atgaaGACAATTTGTGCATTCGTTTGCTTGGTAGCAGCAGTGGCAGCTCAAGATTACCTTCAGCCGGAAGAACTTGACCATCCGACTTGGTACCTCAGTCCAGAGCACCTCAGATATCGTCGGCAACTGTCAGCCGACCCCAAGACTGGTGACGTCACATACAGCCACAGGACTTCAGACAGTGGACAGATCTTTGGCACCCTCGGATCGAGAGGAGACGCTGCCTTTGGGAAAGCGGGTTATAAACATAACGTTTTTCATGATAACAGGGGTAAATTAGATGCCACAGGCTACGGAACTCATGTTATTAGCCCATATGGATCGTCAAATCAGTTCGGTGGTCGCGTTGACTATACCGGGGATCATTCTAAAGCATCACTCGACGTGAGCAGGCAGATGCATGGCATGACTTCTTTGGAAGCGGCGGCTGGAGCTAGGTGGCCACTCGGCAGGAACGGAGACGTGAGTTTGCAAGGCACTTATAACAGGATGGGCCCCTTCCAGGATTATGGTGCCAGGGCTGGCCTTAATTACCGTTTCTAA